GAGGCCGGGAGGGGTAGAGCAGCAGGGCGCACCCGAGCAGATCCTCCCCATCCTGCGCGGGGACGGCCAGCCCGCAGGGCGAGGGGCCGGGCAGTCCCTCCAAGAGACGCGCCTCGCTCAACGTCGGCAGGTACGGGGCGAGCCGGGCCAGGAGCGCGTTCTCGTGGGCGGGGCCCGTCAGGTTCTGCGTGCCCAGCACCCGCGCCTTGCCCTGGGCATCGCGCTGCACGAGCATCACCGCGCTGGCCGCGGCCAGGCCGACGAAGGCCGCGCACGTGGTCGTCACCAACCGGCCGCGATCGAGCGTGGTGGAGATGCGCTGTCCGGTTTCCAACAGCGAGACGTAGCGGCGCAGCGCGGCGTTCTCCTGCAGCAGCTCGCGCGTGGCGAGCGCCCGGTTCACCGCGTGCTGGAGGACCTCGGGGGCCACGGGCTTGACGAGGTACTCGGCGGCGCCGCTCTTGAGGGCGCGCACCGCGGGGTCCACCTTGTCCAGGCCGGTGATGACCACCACCTCGATGCCCGGGTGGTGTTCCTTGGTGTAGCGCAGCACCTCCATGCCGTTGCCCTCGGGCAGCAGCAGGTCCGTCACCACCACGTCGTAGCGGCCGTGCTCCAGGGCCTCCTTGGCCTCGGCGATGGTGGCGACCGTGGAGACCTCATGGCCCACTGCCCGCAGGGAGTCCCCATAGAGCTCCCGAGCCATCTTGTCGTCATCGACGAGGAGGAGACGCGCCATCGCACGCGGGGCTTAGCACCAAGGTCCCAACGCTGCTAGCCTGCCCGGGTGCCCCTCTTCGAAAGCGGACGCCGACTCTGTCTTCTGTTGGAAGCGGGTGGCACGCGCTTCAGCGTCGAGGCCACCTCCGTCACGGAAGTGGCCGCACCGGACCCCGACCAGACGAACCTGCGCGGCGTGCTGGAGGTCCAGGATCTCTCGGTGCTGCTGGGCGGCGAGCCCGAGCCGACCCCCGGCATGGTCGTGGTGCTGGACGTGAGCCCCACGCTGGCGGTGCGCGTGAGCTCCGTCGTCGAGGTGGCCGACGTGACCCGGGCCATCCACTTCGTGCTGCCCTCGGGGTTGGGCGACTCGCTGGCCGCGCTCAGCCACAGCGCGGTCATGCACAAGGGGCGGCTCTACCTGGAGCTCGGCGCGGACGTGCTGCCCCACGAGCCCGGCGTCGTCACGCCTCCCCCCCTGCCCACCCTCCACCTGTTCGGCTTTCCCCCCGAGCGCTCGCTCGTCTTCGAGTCCCAGGGGCGGCTGTTCGGTCTGCCGCTGCCCTTCATCTCCCAGGTGGTGATGCGCGGCGAGT
Above is a window of Cystobacter fuscus DNA encoding:
- a CDS encoding diguanylate cyclase; protein product: MARLLLVDDDKMARELYGDSLRAVGHEVSTVATIAEAKEALEHGRYDVVVTDLLLPEGNGMEVLRYTKEHHPGIEVVVITGLDKVDPAVRALKSGAAEYLVKPVAPEVLQHAVNRALATRELLQENAALRRYVSLLETGQRISTTLDRGRLVTTTCAAFVGLAAASAVMLVQRDAQGKARVLGTQNLTGPAHENALLARLAPYLPTLSEARLLEGLPGPSPCGLAVPAQDGEDLLGCALLLYPSRPPADIAEATSFLARSLALALRNQGRLAQVEDLAYLDDLTHLFNTRYLHLVLDREVKSAQQTHGAFSLLFLDLDYFKTVNDTHGHLMGSQLLVEMAHVLKGCVRDRDVAVRYGGDEYVVLLRGTDSSAALKVAERIRRAVEKHRFLVPEGHALSLSTCIGVASFPEHTQDKATLLDLADRAMYRGKKGSRNVVYLAGENLEATPPARHSQPTGG
- a CDS encoding chemotaxis protein CheW encodes the protein MPLFESGRRLCLLLEAGGTRFSVEATSVTEVAAPDPDQTNLRGVLEVQDLSVLLGGEPEPTPGMVVVLDVSPTLAVRVSSVVEVADVTRAIHFVLPSGLGDSLAALSHSAVMHKGRLYLELGADVLPHEPGVVTPPPLPTLHLFGFPPERSLVFESQGRLFGLPLPFISQVVMRGESFSALPGRGGAIAGLMPHGQVLWPLYSVPALLGGRAAAEDFLVLAEVEGRTLGLCASRVIGVYPRFDPTGNPGEFTVSGVPDPILFVDLWRMFS